In a single window of the Candidatus Limnocylindrales bacterium genome:
- a CDS encoding ABC transporter permease, with translation MSGQVDMKILMPVVTHHEDEEDAEIVPAPPAPLPSGRLSRALSIDSLLRGLTMAGLGFVVPMVKLLRGEDPREQLRELWQLVGVPLVAIGVFLLLWSRLSAGVQTSLGQIPGPAAVAHQAVVLWDAHKAGRAEAAAFYEHQAVRNAEKLAADPKAEVVVRKYTGRPTFIDQIFTSLKTVFVGFLLASIVAIPLGVVCGLSPTMNAAFNPLIQLFKPVSPLAWLPIVTMVVSAVYVSDNPAFEKSFLNSAITVTLCSLWPTVINTSLGVASIDRDLINVARTLQLDWRTRLFKLVLPSSLPLIFTGLRLSLGVGWMVLIAAEMLAQNPGLGKFVWDEFQNGSSDSLARIMVAVLAIGSIGFLLDRVMMTIQGLFSYERR, from the coding sequence GTGAGCGGACAGGTCGATATGAAGATTCTGATGCCGGTCGTGACCCACCATGAGGACGAGGAGGACGCCGAGATAGTGCCTGCTCCGCCCGCGCCTTTGCCGAGCGGCAGGCTTTCGCGTGCTCTGTCGATCGATTCGCTGCTTCGAGGCCTGACGATGGCAGGGCTCGGATTCGTCGTGCCGATGGTAAAGCTGCTGCGCGGCGAGGATCCGCGCGAACAGCTTCGCGAGCTCTGGCAGCTGGTCGGCGTGCCGCTGGTCGCCATCGGCGTTTTCCTGCTGCTGTGGAGCCGCTTGTCGGCTGGAGTCCAGACCAGCCTCGGGCAGATTCCCGGACCGGCTGCGGTTGCGCACCAGGCAGTCGTGTTGTGGGACGCGCACAAGGCCGGAAGAGCCGAAGCGGCCGCATTCTACGAGCACCAGGCGGTTCGCAATGCGGAAAAACTTGCCGCGGACCCCAAAGCCGAGGTCGTGGTCCGCAAGTACACCGGCCGGCCGACGTTCATCGACCAGATCTTTACCAGCCTGAAGACCGTGTTCGTCGGCTTCCTGCTGGCATCGATCGTCGCGATTCCGCTTGGCGTCGTCTGCGGGCTCAGCCCGACGATGAACGCCGCGTTCAACCCGCTGATCCAGCTGTTCAAGCCTGTCTCGCCGCTGGCGTGGCTGCCGATCGTCACGATGGTGGTCAGCGCCGTCTATGTGAGCGACAACCCGGCCTTCGAGAAATCATTCCTGAATTCGGCGATCACCGTGACGCTGTGCTCATTGTGGCCCACGGTGATCAACACGTCGCTCGGCGTCGCATCGATCGACCGCGACCTCATCAACGTGGCGCGCACGCTGCAGCTCGACTGGCGCACGCGGCTGTTCAAGCTCGTGCTGCCGTCGTCGCTGCCGCTGATCTTCACCGGCCTTCGCCTCTCGCTCGGCGTCGGCTGGATGGTCCTCATCGCCGCCGAGATGCTCGCGCAGAATCCGGGGCTCGGGAAGTTCGTCTGGGACGAATTCCAGAACGGCAGCTCGGATTCTCTGGCGCGCATCATGGTTGCCGTGCTGGCGATCGGCAGCATCGGCTTTCTGCTCGACCGCGTGATGATGACGATCCAGGGCCTGTTCAGCTACGAGAGGCGCTGA
- the nirD gene encoding nitrite reductase small subunit NirD, translated as MRTATAKLATPAPAATTWRDVCALDDILPDSGVCALVDGRQIAIFHTTSGVYAIDNADPIGGANVLSRGIVGDIGGELVVASPLYKQHFNLATGRCLENPDVAVATHRVRLIEGRVMVERKVVRAPIPLRKRRLVLVGNGMAGMRALEELLALAPNRYEITVFGAEPRGGYNRVLLSSVLGGDKTFDDIAGHDRAWYQSRGITLHAGDPVTRIDRVRRVVESAGGVRCEYDRLVLATGSVPVELDVPGSDLPGVIRFRTVDDVEEMLRVAGGGGHAVVIGGGMLGVEAASGLLQRGMTVTIVHRSDTLMNRQLDPEAGRLLRESLEQRGIACRTGTRTLGFGSNSEGRAASVMLDDGSELRADLVVTALGIRPNIALAAAAELQCGRGILVDDTMQTFDPRVYAIGECVQHRRVTFGLVAPLWEQARVCATHLAELGVSRYRSPLAPAQLKVTGVSVFSAGDVRGGSGAESIVLKDPARGIYKRLVLRDNRMQGALLYGDVSDGAWYCEMMRDGRDVASIREALLFGEAQANAGAR; from the coding sequence ATGAGAACCGCGACGGCAAAGCTGGCAACGCCCGCACCGGCGGCCACCACATGGCGCGACGTCTGCGCGCTCGACGACATCCTGCCGGATTCCGGCGTCTGCGCCCTCGTCGATGGCCGCCAGATCGCGATCTTCCACACGACGTCCGGCGTCTACGCCATCGACAACGCCGATCCGATCGGCGGGGCCAACGTGCTGTCGCGCGGCATCGTCGGAGACATCGGCGGTGAGCTCGTCGTGGCATCGCCGCTGTACAAGCAGCACTTCAACCTCGCGACGGGACGCTGCCTCGAGAATCCGGACGTCGCGGTCGCAACACACCGGGTGCGCCTCATCGAAGGGCGGGTGATGGTCGAGCGCAAGGTCGTGCGCGCGCCGATCCCGCTGAGGAAACGGCGGCTCGTTCTGGTCGGCAACGGCATGGCGGGAATGCGCGCGCTCGAGGAGCTGCTCGCGCTCGCACCCAATCGCTACGAGATCACCGTCTTCGGCGCCGAGCCGCGCGGCGGATACAACCGCGTGCTGCTCTCGAGCGTGCTCGGCGGCGACAAGACGTTCGACGACATCGCCGGACACGACCGCGCCTGGTACCAGAGCCGGGGAATTACACTGCACGCCGGCGATCCGGTTACGCGCATCGACCGCGTACGCCGCGTCGTCGAATCGGCCGGCGGCGTGCGCTGCGAATACGATCGGCTCGTGCTCGCTACGGGCTCGGTTCCGGTCGAGCTCGACGTACCCGGCAGTGACCTGCCCGGAGTGATCCGCTTCCGCACGGTAGACGACGTCGAAGAGATGCTGCGCGTGGCCGGCGGCGGCGGTCACGCGGTCGTGATCGGCGGCGGAATGCTCGGAGTCGAAGCGGCCTCGGGGCTTCTCCAGCGCGGCATGACTGTCACGATCGTGCACCGCTCCGACACGCTGATGAACCGCCAGCTCGACCCGGAGGCCGGCCGGCTGCTGCGCGAATCGCTCGAGCAGCGCGGCATCGCCTGCCGGACCGGCACACGGACGCTCGGGTTCGGCTCGAACAGCGAAGGCCGCGCGGCAAGCGTGATGCTGGACGATGGCAGCGAGCTTCGCGCGGATCTCGTCGTGACTGCGCTCGGAATCCGGCCGAACATCGCTCTTGCCGCCGCGGCCGAGCTGCAATGCGGACGCGGCATTCTGGTCGACGACACGATGCAGACGTTCGATCCGCGCGTCTACGCGATCGGCGAATGCGTACAGCATCGGCGCGTGACGTTCGGCCTCGTGGCTCCGCTGTGGGAACAGGCGCGCGTGTGCGCGACGCATCTCGCCGAGCTCGGCGTCTCGCGCTACCGCTCGCCGCTTGCGCCGGCGCAGCTCAAGGTCACCGGCGTCAGCGTCTTCTCTGCGGGAGACGTGCGCGGCGGCAGCGGCGCCGAATCGATCGTGCTCAAGGATCCGGCGCGCGGGATCTACAAGCGGCTCGTGCTTCGCGACAACCGCATGCAGGGAGCGCTGCTCTACGGCGACGTCAGCGACGGCGCGTGGTACTGCGAGATGATGCGCGACGGCCGCGACGTGGCGTCGATTCGCGAAGCGCTGCTGTTCGGCGAGGCCCAGGCGAACGCGGGAGCCCGATGA
- a CDS encoding ANTAR domain-containing protein — MTEPSLRILVVDPDSIRASIVEDGLREAGYENVTIIREMDNLLRRIVDVDPEVIFIDLENPNRDVLEQMFQVSRCVHRPIAMFVDESDSGMIEAAVDAGVGAYVVDGLRKERIRSILDTAVSRFNAFSKLRDELDRTRQALEERKLVERAKGILMKARGVDEAGAYELMRKAAMNENRRIPDVAQSVVTASRLLR; from the coding sequence ATGACCGAGCCGTCGCTGCGCATTCTCGTCGTGGATCCCGACAGCATCCGGGCATCCATCGTCGAGGACGGTCTGCGCGAGGCGGGCTACGAGAACGTCACGATCATCCGTGAGATGGACAACCTCCTGCGACGCATCGTCGACGTCGATCCGGAGGTCATCTTCATCGATCTCGAAAACCCCAACCGCGACGTGCTCGAACAGATGTTCCAGGTCTCGCGCTGCGTCCACCGCCCGATCGCGATGTTCGTCGACGAATCCGACAGCGGCATGATCGAGGCCGCCGTCGACGCCGGCGTCGGTGCGTACGTCGTCGACGGGCTGCGCAAGGAAAGGATCCGCTCGATTCTCGACACGGCGGTCAGCCGCTTCAATGCATTCAGCAAGCTTCGTGACGAGCTCGACCGCACGCGCCAGGCGCTCGAGGAACGCAAGCTCGTCGAGCGCGCCAAGGGAATCCTCATGAAAGCACGCGGCGTCGACGAGGCCGGCGCCTACGAGCTCATGCGCAAGGCCGCGATGAACGAAAACCGCCGGATTCCGGACGTGGCCCAGAGCGTCGTTACCGCGTCGAGGCTGCTGCGATGA
- a CDS encoding CmpA/NrtA family ABC transporter substrate-binding protein: MSDLMPVTVGFIPLVDCAFLAVAREKGFAAAEGIDLTLVRESSWASIRDRLIVGHFDAAHLLGPMTVASTLGIRHVAVPMIAPFALGLGGNAVTFSTALRDAVYREGAPSGLPPRTSDGWRRRALDVGEALRRVVRQRGALGLEPLTFAVVFPFSCHNYTLRYWLAAVGIDPDRDVRIVVIPPPLLADSMRAGYVDGFCAGEPWNSAAVAGGVGSIEFPTTAIWRQCPDKVLGCRFDWAERRTDDLFALMRSLYRAAVWCDEAGNHAELARILAEPSYVGAAPEMIEPALSGVFTLSEAMPVAKVDDFHISLRNAATFPWTSHALWFYSQMVRWGQTVWSEAGLARSVRTYRPDLYRRALASVDVDIPATDSKIEGASNSEIELPSSRGRLRIAPCGFLDDRIFDPSDVRAYVDGFEGDEPI, translated from the coding sequence ATGAGCGATCTCATGCCGGTGACGGTCGGCTTCATCCCGCTCGTCGACTGCGCGTTCCTCGCGGTCGCGCGCGAGAAAGGATTCGCTGCGGCCGAGGGAATCGACCTGACGCTGGTGCGGGAATCGTCGTGGGCGAGCATCCGCGACCGCCTGATCGTCGGCCATTTCGACGCCGCGCACCTGCTCGGTCCGATGACGGTGGCCTCCACGCTCGGGATTCGCCACGTCGCAGTTCCAATGATCGCGCCGTTCGCGCTCGGCCTCGGCGGCAACGCGGTCACGTTCTCGACGGCGCTGCGCGATGCGGTGTACAGAGAAGGCGCGCCGTCGGGCCTGCCGCCTCGCACGTCCGATGGATGGCGCCGCCGCGCGCTCGACGTCGGCGAGGCGCTGCGGCGCGTAGTCCGCCAGCGCGGCGCGCTCGGGCTCGAACCGCTCACGTTCGCCGTGGTTTTTCCGTTCTCGTGCCACAACTACACGCTTCGCTACTGGCTCGCCGCGGTCGGAATCGACCCCGATCGCGATGTCCGCATCGTCGTCATTCCGCCGCCGCTGCTCGCCGACTCGATGCGCGCCGGTTATGTGGACGGCTTCTGCGCCGGTGAGCCGTGGAACAGCGCCGCGGTGGCCGGCGGAGTCGGCAGCATCGAGTTTCCGACCACGGCGATCTGGCGTCAGTGCCCGGACAAGGTTCTCGGCTGCCGTTTCGACTGGGCAGAGCGTCGCACCGACGACCTCTTCGCGTTGATGCGAAGCCTCTACCGCGCTGCGGTCTGGTGCGACGAAGCCGGCAACCACGCCGAGCTGGCGCGCATCCTCGCCGAACCGAGCTATGTCGGCGCCGCGCCGGAGATGATCGAGCCGGCACTTTCCGGCGTCTTCACGCTTTCGGAGGCCATGCCCGTCGCCAAAGTCGACGACTTCCATATCTCGCTGCGCAACGCTGCGACGTTTCCGTGGACCAGTCATGCGCTCTGGTTTTATTCGCAGATGGTGCGCTGGGGACAGACGGTGTGGTCGGAAGCGGGCCTCGCACGCTCGGTCAGGACGTACCGTCCCGATCTGTACCGTCGTGCGCTCGCATCGGTTGATGTCGACATCCCTGCAACCGACTCGAAGATCGAAGGCGCAAGCAACTCGGAGATCGAGCTTCCTTCCTCCAGGGGCAGGCTTCGAATCGCTCCATGTGGTTTCCTCGACGATCGCATCTTCGATCCATCGGACGTTCGCGCATACGTCGATGGCTTCGAAGGCGACGAGCCGATCTGA
- a CDS encoding molybdopterin-dependent oxidoreductase, with amino-acid sequence MSEQPTPVRTTCAYCGVGCGIVATTADGNTTIAGDAAHPANGGLLCSKGAALAETLGHGGRLLRPRVHGRDTGWDEALELVAHRFRDTIAKHGPDSVAFYVSGQLLTEDYYVFNKLMKGFIGSANIDTNSRLCMSSSVVGHQRAFGEDIVPGCYEDFDLADLVVLVGSNLAWCHPVLFRRLEDARQRRPDMRIVVIDPRQTPTAGIADLHLAIRAGSDVELFNGLLAWLDREGCRDYDFLEEHTIGAVEAVAAARESARSSAVVAAACGLAVSDLEEFYRMFAATARVVTAFSQGVNQSSSGSDKVTSIVNCHLLTGRIGKPGMGPFSLTGQPNAMGGREVGGMANMLAAHMSLDDPGHRRIVQEFWKSPRIASRPGLKAVDLFEAVREGRIKALWIVATNPAVSLPAADRVRDAIASCDFVVVSDCAADTDTAVLADVLLPAAAWGERDGTTTNSERRISRQRAFLNPPGEARPDWWILSRVAERMGYADAFAFESVHEIFDEHARLSSAGNDGARAFDIGGLAGLSAEEYESLEPIQWPVPERGHRGTARLAEHGAFFHPSGCAHLVPTTPRRPSHETCMRFPFVLNTGRIRDQWHTMTRTGTSPRLSDHMPEPYVDLHPDDAATIRLDDGDFVKVTTAWGAAVLRSRTSGEMPRGMLFAPMHWSDANCASGRVGALVNPAVDPASGEPELKHTPAAIERVVPAWHGVLFGRTTQKVPDAELWTRVCGDGFVRFELAGLRPEQDLAARGRLLLNVQPGRADLLEYADEGAGIYRAAIVRDDRIAACVFLSRRAQMPSRDWIAGLLAKPALDENDRMALLAGRPLAGATDNSPIICSCFNVRRSAIDEAIDRHGLQTPEEVGSCTRAGTNCGSCVPEIRTLLGVILANRSRAA; translated from the coding sequence ATGAGCGAGCAGCCGACTCCGGTGCGCACGACGTGCGCGTACTGCGGCGTCGGCTGCGGGATCGTCGCGACCACCGCTGACGGCAATACGACGATCGCCGGCGACGCCGCACATCCGGCCAACGGCGGGCTGCTGTGTTCGAAAGGCGCAGCTCTCGCCGAAACGCTCGGCCATGGCGGACGTCTTCTTCGTCCGCGAGTCCACGGGCGCGATACCGGCTGGGACGAAGCTCTCGAGCTCGTCGCACACCGGTTTCGCGATACGATCGCAAAGCACGGCCCGGACTCGGTCGCTTTCTACGTATCCGGGCAGCTCCTGACCGAGGACTACTACGTCTTCAACAAGCTGATGAAGGGATTCATCGGCTCGGCCAACATCGACACGAACTCGCGGCTTTGCATGTCGTCGTCGGTCGTCGGCCACCAGAGGGCGTTCGGCGAAGACATCGTTCCGGGCTGTTACGAGGATTTCGATCTTGCCGATCTCGTCGTGCTCGTCGGTTCGAACCTGGCGTGGTGCCATCCCGTGCTGTTCCGCCGGCTCGAGGACGCGCGCCAGCGGCGACCCGACATGCGCATCGTCGTCATCGACCCGAGGCAGACGCCAACCGCCGGCATCGCCGACCTGCATCTTGCGATCCGCGCCGGCAGCGACGTGGAATTGTTCAACGGGCTGCTGGCTTGGCTCGATCGCGAAGGCTGCCGCGACTACGACTTCCTCGAAGAGCACACGATCGGTGCAGTCGAAGCGGTTGCCGCGGCGCGAGAGAGCGCAAGATCCTCGGCCGTCGTCGCAGCCGCCTGCGGTCTCGCGGTCTCCGACCTCGAAGAGTTCTACCGCATGTTCGCCGCGACCGCGCGCGTCGTGACGGCGTTCTCGCAAGGCGTCAACCAGTCGTCGTCCGGATCCGACAAAGTCACGAGCATCGTCAACTGCCATCTGCTGACCGGTCGCATCGGCAAACCGGGCATGGGTCCGTTCTCGTTGACCGGACAGCCGAACGCGATGGGCGGCCGTGAAGTCGGCGGCATGGCGAACATGCTCGCGGCGCACATGTCGCTCGACGACCCGGGACACCGGCGCATCGTGCAGGAGTTCTGGAAGAGCCCTCGCATCGCGTCGCGACCGGGACTCAAGGCGGTCGACCTGTTCGAAGCGGTGCGCGAGGGACGCATCAAGGCGCTGTGGATCGTCGCGACCAATCCTGCCGTCAGCCTCCCGGCGGCCGATCGCGTGCGCGATGCAATCGCGAGCTGCGACTTCGTCGTGGTTTCCGACTGCGCGGCGGACACCGATACGGCCGTGCTTGCTGACGTGCTGCTACCGGCTGCCGCGTGGGGCGAGCGCGACGGTACCACGACGAACTCCGAGCGCCGCATCTCGCGACAACGCGCGTTCCTGAATCCGCCCGGCGAAGCCAGGCCGGACTGGTGGATCCTGAGCAGGGTTGCCGAGCGCATGGGTTATGCCGACGCGTTCGCGTTCGAATCGGTCCACGAGATCTTCGACGAGCATGCGCGACTGTCGTCCGCTGGCAACGACGGCGCGCGTGCATTCGATATCGGCGGCCTGGCCGGACTGTCGGCGGAGGAGTACGAATCGCTCGAGCCGATCCAGTGGCCTGTACCCGAGCGCGGTCATCGCGGAACGGCGCGACTGGCCGAACATGGAGCATTTTTTCATCCGAGCGGCTGCGCGCATCTGGTTCCGACGACGCCGCGGCGTCCGTCGCACGAGACGTGCATGCGTTTCCCGTTCGTCCTGAACACCGGACGCATCCGCGACCAGTGGCACACGATGACGCGCACCGGCACCTCGCCGCGTCTTTCCGATCACATGCCGGAGCCGTACGTGGATCTCCACCCCGATGACGCCGCGACAATCCGGCTCGACGACGGCGACTTCGTCAAGGTGACGACCGCGTGGGGGGCGGCCGTCCTGCGCTCGCGAACCAGCGGTGAGATGCCGCGCGGAATGTTGTTCGCACCGATGCACTGGAGCGACGCGAATTGCGCTTCAGGCCGCGTCGGTGCGCTCGTCAATCCGGCCGTCGATCCCGCGTCGGGCGAGCCCGAGCTCAAGCATACGCCCGCAGCGATCGAACGGGTCGTGCCGGCCTGGCACGGCGTGCTGTTCGGACGCACCACGCAGAAAGTTCCGGATGCCGAGCTGTGGACCAGGGTCTGCGGCGACGGATTCGTGCGCTTCGAGCTCGCGGGCCTGCGGCCGGAGCAGGATCTCGCCGCACGCGGACGTCTGCTCCTCAACGTGCAGCCGGGCCGCGCGGACCTTCTCGAGTACGCCGACGAAGGCGCTGGAATCTATCGGGCGGCCATCGTCCGCGATGACCGGATTGCCGCGTGCGTTTTCCTGTCGCGTCGTGCGCAAATGCCGTCACGCGACTGGATTGCCGGCCTGCTCGCAAAACCCGCGCTCGACGAGAACGATCGCATGGCGTTACTGGCCGGAAGGCCGCTTGCCGGAGCGACCGACAACAGCCCGATCATCTGCTCGTGCTTTAACGTGCGCCGCTCGGCGATCGACGAAGCGATCGACCGGCACGGACTGCAGACGCCGGAAGAGGTCGGCAGTTGCACCAGGGCCGGCACCAACTGCGGATCCTGCGTCCCCGAGATCCGCACGCTGCTCGGCGTGATCCTCGCCAATCGAAGCCGCGCCGCCTGA
- the nirB gene encoding nitrite reductase large subunit NirB: METRSTAGLVVVGNGMVGQRFLETIVAAAPGLAISVFTEEPRAAYDRVQLTSLFSGKTAGDLSMVEPGFFEKHAITLELDDRVVSIDRDASVVRTAAGREVAWAVLVLATGSAPFVPPVPGRDREGCFVYRTIEDLEAIRNAACAARASANERAARGAVVGGGLLGLEAAKALHDLGLETHVVEFAPRLMAVQVDDAGGSLLRRKIESLGVTVHTGKNTLEIAGSDTHPHRMQFAGGSALDVDVVVWSAGIRPRDELARACGLEVGARGGIAIDGRCRTSDPAIYAIGECAVWQGKTFGLVAPGYEMARVAAADIGRRNHQSATGEDDAEFAGADMSTKLKLLGVGVASLGDAHAATPGARCWSFVDGRSDSYKKIVVSEDGSRLLGAILVGDTDDYGSLLHLVQSGSAIPDGPEALIVPARDGAPAASKAELPDAAQICSCNNVSKGAICAAISGGCSTLGAVKSATKAGTSCGGCTSLVTQILNAEMARRGVAIDRRLCEHIPFSRQQVFHLVRSGNIRDFDTLIAKHGRGRGCDICKPAVASILASCWNEFVLSPDRTPLQDTNDRYLANMQKDGTYSVVPRVPGGEITPEKLIAIGEVARKYRLYTKITGGQRIDLLGAHLHQLPLIWEELIAAGFESGHAYGKALRTVKSCVGSTWCRYGVQDSVGLAIRLEDRYKGLRAPHKIKLAVSGCTRECAEAQSKDVGVIATENGWNLYVGGNGGMKPRHADLLATGLDEATLVRFIDRFLMFYVRTAERLQRTATWLEHLEGGLDYLKAVVCEDSLGIASELEADMASVVASYECEWKKAVEDPATLRRFRHFVNDDRKDPDVLFVEERGQIRPATQQERLEHIGGNS; encoded by the coding sequence ATGGAAACGCGAAGCACTGCCGGACTCGTCGTCGTAGGCAACGGCATGGTGGGCCAGCGGTTTCTCGAAACCATCGTCGCGGCAGCGCCCGGCCTCGCGATTTCCGTCTTCACCGAAGAGCCGCGCGCCGCATACGATCGCGTGCAGCTGACGTCGCTGTTTTCCGGAAAGACCGCGGGCGACCTCTCGATGGTCGAGCCGGGGTTCTTCGAAAAGCACGCGATCACGCTCGAGCTCGACGACCGGGTCGTCTCGATCGACCGCGACGCGAGCGTCGTGCGCACGGCCGCCGGCCGCGAAGTCGCGTGGGCCGTGCTCGTGCTCGCGACCGGCTCGGCTCCGTTCGTTCCGCCGGTGCCGGGCCGCGACCGCGAAGGCTGCTTCGTCTACCGCACGATCGAAGACCTCGAGGCCATCCGCAATGCCGCATGTGCTGCGAGGGCGTCGGCGAATGAGCGCGCAGCACGCGGTGCGGTAGTCGGTGGCGGCCTGCTCGGGCTCGAAGCGGCCAAGGCGCTTCACGATCTCGGCCTCGAAACCCACGTCGTCGAATTCGCTCCGCGCCTGATGGCCGTCCAGGTCGACGACGCGGGCGGAAGCCTGCTGCGGCGCAAGATCGAGAGCCTCGGCGTCACGGTCCACACCGGGAAGAACACCCTCGAAATTGCCGGCAGCGACACGCATCCGCACCGGATGCAGTTCGCCGGCGGGAGCGCGCTCGACGTCGACGTAGTGGTCTGGTCGGCCGGCATTCGCCCTCGCGACGAGCTCGCCCGCGCATGCGGTCTCGAGGTCGGCGCCCGCGGCGGAATCGCGATCGACGGCCGCTGCCGGACGAGCGATCCGGCGATCTATGCGATCGGCGAATGCGCCGTCTGGCAAGGAAAGACGTTCGGCCTGGTCGCACCCGGCTACGAGATGGCCCGCGTGGCAGCCGCCGACATCGGCCGCCGCAACCACCAAAGCGCAACGGGCGAGGATGATGCGGAGTTCGCGGGCGCCGACATGAGCACCAAGCTCAAGCTGCTCGGCGTCGGAGTCGCGTCGCTCGGCGACGCACACGCTGCGACTCCCGGAGCGCGCTGCTGGTCGTTCGTCGACGGCAGAAGCGATTCGTACAAGAAGATCGTCGTCAGCGAAGACGGCAGCCGCCTGCTCGGAGCGATCCTCGTCGGCGATACCGACGATTACGGCTCGCTGCTGCACCTCGTCCAGAGCGGAAGCGCGATCCCGGACGGGCCGGAAGCGCTGATCGTGCCGGCGCGCGACGGCGCTCCTGCTGCATCGAAGGCCGAGCTGCCCGACGCGGCGCAGATCTGCTCGTGCAACAACGTGAGCAAAGGCGCGATCTGCGCAGCGATCTCGGGCGGCTGCTCGACCCTCGGCGCCGTCAAATCGGCGACCAAGGCCGGAACCTCGTGCGGCGGATGCACGTCGCTGGTCACGCAGATCCTCAACGCCGAGATGGCCAGGCGCGGCGTCGCGATCGATCGCAGGCTTTGCGAGCACATCCCGTTCTCGCGCCAGCAGGTCTTCCATCTCGTGCGCAGCGGCAACATCCGCGACTTCGACACGCTGATTGCGAAGCACGGCCGCGGCCGCGGCTGCGACATCTGCAAACCCGCCGTCGCGTCGATCCTCGCGTCGTGCTGGAACGAGTTCGTGCTGTCGCCGGATCGCACCCCGCTGCAGGACACCAACGACCGCTACCTGGCCAACATGCAGAAAGACGGCACGTATTCGGTGGTGCCGCGCGTTCCGGGCGGAGAGATCACGCCGGAAAAGCTGATCGCGATCGGCGAGGTCGCGCGCAAGTACAGGCTGTACACGAAGATCACCGGCGGACAGCGCATCGATCTTCTCGGCGCGCATCTGCATCAGCTCCCGCTCATCTGGGAGGAGCTGATCGCTGCCGGTTTCGAGTCCGGCCACGCATACGGAAAGGCGCTGCGCACGGTCAAATCGTGCGTCGGCTCGACGTGGTGCCGCTACGGCGTGCAGGACAGCGTGGGTCTCGCGATCCGGCTCGAGGATCGTTACAAGGGCCTGCGCGCGCCGCACAAGATCAAGCTCGCCGTGTCCGGCTGCACGCGCGAATGCGCGGAAGCGCAGAGCAAGGACGTTGGCGTCATCGCAACCGAGAACGGCTGGAACCTGTACGTGGGCGGCAACGGCGGCATGAAGCCGCGTCACGCCGACCTGCTCGCGACGGGCCTCGATGAGGCCACGCTCGTCCGCTTCATCGACCGCTTCCTGATGTTCTACGTGCGCACGGCCGAAAGGCTGCAGCGCACCGCCACGTGGCTCGAGCATCTCGAAGGCGGCCTCGACTACCTGAAGGCGGTCGTCTGCGAAGACTCGCTCGGCATCGCGAGCGAGCTCGAGGCCGACATGGCCTCGGTCGTCGCGAGCTACGAGTGCGAATGGAAGAAGGCCGTCGAGGATCCGGCCACGCTTCGCCGCTTCCGCCATTTCGTCAACGACGACCGCAAGGATCCCGACGTGCTGTTCGTCGAGGAGCGCGGTCAGATCCGGCCGGCCACGCAACAAGAGCGGCTCGAGCATATCGGGGGGAATTCATGA